In the Caenorhabditis elegans chromosome X genome, one interval contains:
- the F20B6.10 gene encoding uncharacterized protein (Confirmed by transcript evidence), with protein VRSWRRRPTRLLH; from the coding sequence GTGAGAAGCTGGAGGCGGCGTCCAACACGACTGCTTCACTGA
- the F20B6.10 gene encoding uncharacterized protein (Confirmed by transcript evidence), whose translation MASLCTKSPNGGGRPDGEKSIWE comes from the coding sequence ttggcgaGCCTGTGCACCAAGTCTCCAAACGGCGGAGGTCGGCCTGACGGCGAGAAAAGCATCTGGGAGTGA
- the W01H2.2 gene encoding uncharacterized protein (Predicted) encodes MREGEACQPNPRRLVWECEKKNFRPPAAVAARCQLRTTSGHSTPAPTTPDAPKRASFSY; translated from the coding sequence atgcgagagGGAGAGGCTTGCCAACCAAACCCACGTCGTCTAGTCTGGgagtgtgaaaaaaaaaattttcgcccGCCCGCCGCCGTCGCAGCCCGCTGTCAGTTGAGAACCACCAGCGGCCACTCGACACCGGCACCGACGACACCCGATGCTCCAAAACGCGCATCATTTTCATATTGA